The genomic region GGCCATTTAGGTACTAAATTCACATTGTGTTTTTCAAATTGAAGAATAAATAGCCTATCAGTGCTCTTACAAAGAGCAATCACTGCCCATCCAGAGCCCTCAGTGCTTATTGCTGCCTGTGAAAATTCTTTTTTAAACCTTTCAAAATTTTTAAAATCTTTTTTTATGTATTCAGCAATTTTTCCTGTTGGTTCGCCACCGTTTTCATCTGCAGGACCCATGTTATTCCAAAAAAGGGTGTGCAGCTGATGCCCGGCTACATTAAATGACAGTTCCTTTGCCTTAGCTTTAATATCAAAGTCTGCTCCTTTTTCCCTTGATTCATCGAACAGTTTTAAAATTCCGTTTGCTGCATCCACATAGGCTTGATGGTGTTTATCATGATGTATTGTTAACTGCTCTTTTGAAATATGCGGTTTTAAAGCATCATAGCCATAAGGAAGTGGCGGTAGTTCATAATATTTTTTTTCCATATTAAACTCCTCCATTATTTACTTTTTTTAAATTTCTCTCCATTTTGATGTTTTGAATTTTTTAAACCATGGTTTATGGCAGAGCCACCAATCAACACACTGATATTCACCAGTTTCTGCATCTTTAAGCCTTTTTTTAATTGTTTCTTCGTCCTGTGCTGGTGGAATAATAACATTGCTTCCAAAGAATCTGTTTCTCGGCCATTCTGCAGGCATGGCCACCCCTTCATCATCTGCAACCCTTAAACCTTCAACAGCCCTTAAAACTTCTTCCACACTTCTTCCAAGCTCCTGAGGGTAATATATTATTGTTCTAATGATCCCCTCTGGATCAACAATGAAAACTGCTCTTACTGTACTGGATCCCTTTGCTGGATGAACCAGACCAAGTTTAGCTGCTATTTCGCCTGTATCTGCTATTACCGGGAAGTCTATCCTTACATTGAATTTTTCCTTTATCCATTCTATCCATTTATGATGGGAAAACACCTGATCAATGCTTAGACCGATTAATTCACATTTTAATATCTTGAAATTGATGTAATTTCTTTGAAATTCCATGAACTCAGTGGTACATACTGGAGTGAAATCTGCAGGATGGCTGAATAAAACAAACCATTTACCTTTAAATTCCTTAGGAAGTTTCATAATACCTCTTGTTGTTTTTACATTTTTAATTTTTGGAAAGGGGTCACCTATTAAGGGTATTCCACCAGTTACTCCTTCATCAACCTTTTTAGTCTTCCTTACTTCATATATTTTCACTTTGCTGGACATAAAAAAACCTCCTTTCTAAGAGACGTTTCATTATTATTTTATTATTCATATTAAATAATAATTTTGCTTATATTGTATTATATCATATTAAAAGTAAAAATAAATGGTTATTCTTCCTTTGACGCTGGTGGAGTGAATACTCTCTGCCCTAATTCACTGTCAAGCATGAACAAACCGCTTTTTGAGTCTCCTGTAAGTTTAACTCTCTGTAAAACTCTGTTTGCTGACTCTTCCTCCTCAACCTGCTCTGCTACAAACCACTGGAGGAAGTTACCTGTTGCATGATCGCTTTTTGAAATCGATAGATCAACAAGATCGTTGATTAAGCCTGTGACTTTCTGTTCATGTGCATAAACATGTTCAAATACAGCTAAGGGAGATTCCCATTCTATCTGGGGCTTTTCTATAGCAGATAATGTTACTCTCCCCCCTCTTTGAACTATGTAGTCATAGAATTTCATTGCATGGAATAATTCTTCCTGTACCTGTGCCCGCATCCATTTTGAAAATCCATTGAGGTCAACAGATTCAAAATAGGCCTCCATCGACAGGTATAAATATGCAGAATATAGTTCTGCATTCAATTGCAGATTCAAAGCTTTTAAAACCGATTTTTTTAACATTTTATCACTCTACTAAATCAACTCATGCTCTCTATGCTTTTTTATTATCTCTTTAGCCAGTTCATCTACCCTTCTAAAGTCATCATCCTTTGGAAATCCTTTAATGATAACAGGATCAAGTAGTTCAGCCTTCACATTAGTCAAAATTCCTTTAAGCAGTTCTACTGTCCTTCCACCCCATCCAAAAGAACCTATTATTGAAACAAACTTCAATTTAGGTTTTAAAGCGTTTACAAGATATGCAGCGTAAACTGCACTGGGGTGAGGCCCGGTTAGAACTGTTGGAGTGGCAAGTACCAGTGTTGATGCATCTACCAAACTCAAAGCTAACTCTCCTGTATCTGATACAGTTAAATTGAAGGGTTTTACTGTTATTCCATTTTGAATCAGTAAATCTACAAGGTAATCAACTATTTCTTTTGTACTTCCATGCATTGATACATAGGGTATTATAACTTCATTTTTGGTCCTATCTGATATCCAGTTCCTGTAAGCTTCAAAAATAGTTTCTGGATTGTTATATACAGGCCCGTGGCTTGGTGCTACCATATCAATGTCCAGTGCACTGATTTTTTCCATGTTTTTTTTGATAAACATTCTAAATGGCATCATTATTTCTGCGTAATACCTTTTTGCAGCTCTATACGCCATATGTTCATCTCTTACAAATATATCACTTGTTGCAAGATGTGAACCAAAGAAATCGCAGCTAAAAAGAATTCTGTCTTCTACAAGGTATGTTACAATGGTTTCTGGCCAGTGCACCCATGGAGTATATATGAATTTGAGTGTCTTATTTCCAAGAGATACGGTTTCTCCATCTTCAACTGTAACGAATTTTTCATCTTCTATAAGAAGAAGGTCTTTAAGGAACTCTTTACATTTTGGAGATGTTAAAACCTTTGAATCAGGGTAGATTTCAAGTACTTGAGGTATTAGTCCAGAATGATCCTGTTCTGCATGATGAGAAACTATGTAATCTATTTTAAGGTTAGTTTTTGAAATGTTATTTAAAAAATCGCTTTTTTTACTTGGATCAGCTGTATCAATGAGGGCAGTTTTTTCACTCCCCTGTACAATATAGGAATTATAGCTTGTTCCATCAGGAAGAGGGATTATTTCATCAAATAATCTTCTATCCCAATCCGGTACTCCAGTAAAATAAATTCCGGGCTTAATTATCCTTGAAACCATTTTAATCCACCGGTTCAAATTGATCTTTTCCTACCCCGCACATTGGGCATACCCATTCATCAGGTAGG from Methanobacterium sp. harbors:
- a CDS encoding superoxide dismutase produces the protein MEKKYYELPPLPYGYDALKPHISKEQLTIHHDKHHQAYVDAANGILKLFDESREKGADFDIKAKAKELSFNVAGHQLHTLFWNNMGPADENGGEPTGKIAEYIKKDFKNFERFKKEFSQAAISTEGSGWAVIALCKSTDRLFILQFEKHNVNLVPKWPPLMVLDVWEHAYYLDYKNVRPDFVEAFWNIVNWDEVNNRLEAWLKCK
- a CDS encoding peroxiredoxin codes for the protein MSSKVKIYEVRKTKKVDEGVTGGIPLIGDPFPKIKNVKTTRGIMKLPKEFKGKWFVLFSHPADFTPVCTTEFMEFQRNYINFKILKCELIGLSIDQVFSHHKWIEWIKEKFNVRIDFPVIADTGEIAAKLGLVHPAKGSSTVRAVFIVDPEGIIRTIIYYPQELGRSVEEVLRAVEGLRVADDEGVAMPAEWPRNRFFGSNVIIPPAQDEETIKKRLKDAETGEYQCVDWWLCHKPWFKKFKTSKWREI
- a CDS encoding ferritin, producing MLKKSVLKALNLQLNAELYSAYLYLSMEAYFESVDLNGFSKWMRAQVQEELFHAMKFYDYIVQRGGRVTLSAIEKPQIEWESPLAVFEHVYAHEQKVTGLINDLVDLSISKSDHATGNFLQWFVAEQVEEEESANRVLQRVKLTGDSKSGLFMLDSELGQRVFTPPASKEE
- a CDS encoding FprA family A-type flavoprotein; its protein translation is MVSRIIKPGIYFTGVPDWDRRLFDEIIPLPDGTSYNSYIVQGSEKTALIDTADPSKKSDFLNNISKTNLKIDYIVSHHAEQDHSGLIPQVLEIYPDSKVLTSPKCKEFLKDLLLIEDEKFVTVEDGETVSLGNKTLKFIYTPWVHWPETIVTYLVEDRILFSCDFFGSHLATSDIFVRDEHMAYRAAKRYYAEIMMPFRMFIKKNMEKISALDIDMVAPSHGPVYNNPETIFEAYRNWISDRTKNEVIIPYVSMHGSTKEIVDYLVDLLIQNGITVKPFNLTVSDTGELALSLVDASTLVLATPTVLTGPHPSAVYAAYLVNALKPKLKFVSIIGSFGWGGRTVELLKGILTNVKAELLDPVIIKGFPKDDDFRRVDELAKEIIKKHREHELI